The Sinomonas sp. P10A9 genome includes a window with the following:
- the thiO gene encoding glycine oxidase ThiO: MEHSDVIVVGAGVIGLGIAWEAARTGRRVLVVDPEPGSGASFAAAGMLAAVSEYHYQEEDLLGLTLESAAAWPEFAAGAGPDCGYVSSPTLCLAGDAADRQAFADLKAVQEAHGLGVRPLTVRQARAEEPFLAPGIAGAFQIEADHQVDPRRLVAALLARLTERLGDGFLVRARATSLAWDGGRVVGVVLEDGRELRAAETIVANGLGARDLGALPIVLPLRPVYGDILRLRVPARLRPLVTATVRGLVRGKPVYIVPRADGTVVIGATQREDGSDAVSAGGVYELLRDAQILVPAVAELELYEITARARPGTPDNAPLLGRVRAAHADSRGGGAHDGAVPGGAGTVPGLIIATGFFRHGVLLTPAAAQVCRGLLEGRTDPRWDAFLPDRFVPTAAGLPAAAAATGGK; this comes from the coding sequence ATGGAGCACAGCGACGTCATCGTTGTGGGCGCCGGCGTGATCGGGCTCGGGATCGCCTGGGAGGCGGCGCGCACTGGGCGGCGAGTCCTCGTCGTTGATCCGGAACCGGGCTCCGGCGCGAGCTTCGCCGCCGCGGGCATGCTGGCCGCCGTGAGCGAGTACCACTACCAGGAGGAGGACCTCCTCGGCCTCACGCTCGAATCCGCCGCGGCGTGGCCCGAGTTCGCCGCGGGAGCCGGGCCGGACTGCGGCTACGTGAGCAGCCCGACGCTGTGCCTCGCGGGCGATGCCGCGGACCGCCAGGCGTTCGCCGACCTCAAGGCGGTCCAGGAGGCTCACGGCCTGGGAGTCCGTCCGCTCACGGTCCGCCAGGCGCGAGCCGAGGAGCCGTTCCTCGCACCGGGCATCGCCGGGGCCTTCCAGATCGAGGCGGACCACCAGGTCGACCCGCGCCGGCTCGTCGCCGCACTGCTCGCGCGGCTGACCGAGCGCCTCGGCGACGGCTTCCTCGTCCGGGCGCGCGCGACGTCGCTCGCATGGGACGGAGGCCGCGTGGTCGGAGTCGTGCTCGAGGACGGGCGCGAGCTGCGCGCCGCAGAGACGATCGTCGCCAACGGCCTCGGCGCCCGGGACCTCGGCGCGCTGCCCATCGTGCTGCCTCTCCGGCCCGTCTACGGGGACATTCTCCGCCTGCGCGTGCCGGCCAGACTCCGTCCGCTCGTGACGGCAACCGTCCGCGGACTCGTGCGGGGAAAACCGGTCTACATCGTGCCGCGTGCGGACGGCACCGTCGTCATCGGGGCCACGCAGCGCGAGGACGGCTCCGACGCCGTCTCCGCCGGGGGAGTCTACGAACTCCTGCGCGACGCCCAGATCCTCGTCCCGGCGGTCGCGGAGCTCGAGCTCTACGAGATCACCGCGCGCGCCCGGCCAGGAACGCCGGACAACGCCCCGCTGCTCGGACGCGTCCGTGCTGCTCACGCTGACAGCAGGGGCGGCGGTGCGCACGACGGCGCGGTGCCGGGTGGCGCCGGCACCGTACCGGGCCTGATCATCGCCACCGGATTCTTCAGGCACGGCGTACTCCTCACGCCGGCCGCCGCCCAGGTGTGCCGAGGCCTGCTCGAAGGCCGCACCGACCCCCGGTGGGACGCGTTCCTGCCGGACCGTTTCGTTCCGACCGCCGCCGGGCTCCCGGCCGCTGCGGCCGCGACAGGAGGCAAGTGA
- a CDS encoding thiazole synthase yields MTQTGTGSGTEMTLGHDPFVVDGVALGSRLIMGTGGAPSLDGLGDALEASGTELTTVAMRRFSPAEQGSLFQLLVDRGIRVLPNTAGCFTARDAVLTAELAREALETDWVKLEVIADETTLLPDPIELADATEQLVGRGFKVFAYTNDDPVLARRLEQLGAVAVMPLGAPIGTGLGILNPHNIELIVARAGVPVVLDAGIGTASDAALAMELGCDAVLLASAVTRAQDPVRMARAFRHAVTAGRLASQAGRIPKREHALASSPMEGRAQFL; encoded by the coding sequence ATGACTCAGACCGGAACAGGTTCAGGGACTGAAATGACGCTGGGCCACGACCCGTTCGTCGTGGACGGGGTGGCCCTGGGGTCGCGGCTCATCATGGGCACGGGCGGGGCGCCGAGCCTCGACGGGCTTGGCGATGCACTCGAGGCCTCGGGCACCGAGCTCACCACCGTCGCGATGCGCCGCTTCTCGCCGGCCGAGCAGGGCTCGCTCTTCCAGCTGCTCGTGGACAGGGGCATCCGCGTCCTGCCCAACACGGCGGGCTGCTTCACGGCCCGCGACGCGGTTCTCACGGCGGAGCTGGCGCGCGAGGCCCTCGAGACCGACTGGGTCAAGCTCGAGGTCATCGCGGACGAGACGACACTCCTCCCCGATCCGATCGAGCTCGCCGATGCCACCGAGCAGCTCGTGGGCCGCGGCTTCAAGGTCTTCGCGTACACGAACGACGACCCCGTCCTTGCGCGGCGCCTCGAGCAGCTCGGGGCCGTCGCCGTCATGCCGCTCGGTGCGCCGATCGGGACCGGGTTGGGGATCCTCAACCCCCACAACATCGAGCTCATCGTCGCGCGGGCCGGAGTCCCCGTGGTGCTCGACGCCGGGATCGGGACCGCATCGGACGCCGCGCTCGCGATGGAGCTCGGGTGCGACGCCGTGCTGCTGGCCTCCGCGGTCACCCGGGCCCAGGACCCGGTCCGCATGGCCCGCGCCTTCCGCCATGCCGTCACGGCGGGGCGCCTCGCCTCGCAGGCGGGCCGCATCCCCAAGCGCGAGCATGCTCTCGCCTCGAGCCCCATGGAGGGCCGCGCGCAGTTCCTCTGA
- the thiS gene encoding sulfur carrier protein ThiS, whose product MTTTDKLGQLTVNGDARPLPRPATVLALVATATGRNLGSDGKPSDGGRLGVAVALNSEVVPRSRWAATPLTAGDAIELVTAMQGG is encoded by the coding sequence ATGACGACCACAGACAAACTCGGCCAGCTCACCGTCAACGGGGACGCCCGACCGCTCCCACGCCCGGCCACCGTCCTCGCGCTCGTCGCCACGGCCACAGGGCGGAACCTCGGTAGCGACGGGAAGCCGTCCGACGGCGGTCGGCTCGGAGTGGCGGTCGCGCTCAATTCCGAGGTGGTGCCCCGCAGCCGCTGGGCGGCCACCCCGCTGACGGCCGGGGACGCCATCGAACTCGTTACAGCAATGCAGGGAGGCTGA